CTCTTTGTTTCAATCCCTGATGGGCTCGGTTTGGTCGGGCTAGTCGGCTTGTCCCAGGGCCTTGAATATCTCTACCTGTTTCAATCCCTGATGGGCTCGGTTTGGTCGGGCTAGTTCGCTGACTCGGGTCTCAAGAAATTTCCCAAGGTTTCAATCCCTGATGGGCTCGGTTTGGTCGGGCTAGCACCAACCGTCTCTCCAATCAGCGATGGCTGCAGTTTCAATCCCTGATGGGCTCGGTTTGGTCGGGCTAGAGGTAGGAGCATAAACGATATGGTGATTGAACTGTTTCAATCCCTGATGGGCTCGGTTTGGTCGGGCTAGCCAAAGCCAGGTGCGAGATACTCACGCCCGCATTGGTTTCAATCCCTGATGGGCTCGGTTTGGTCGGGCTAGCTCCAGGAAGAACTTCTTTTTTTACTCCGACCAAGTTTCAATCCCTGATGGGCTCGGTTTGGTCGGGCTAGCCACTCGAATAGGTTGCCCGTAACTTGTAGGTATGTTTCAATCCCTGATGGGCTCGGTTTGGTCGGGCTAGAGATACAGCAAGGCAGCAGATACAGGCTTTATTTGTTTCAATCCCTGATGGGCTCGGTTTGGTCGGGCTAGGAAGCCGACGACGCCTATGCCGACCAGGTTGAGGTTTCAATCCCTGATGGGCTCGGTTTGGTCGGGCTAGTCCATTATAGCGTGGAGAAAATACAAACGCAGAAGTTTCAATCCCTGATGGGCTCGGTTTGGTCGGGCTAGAACCGAAATTACCCCGTCCCCATCTGGGGTAGCCGTTTCAATCCCTGATGGGCTCGGTTTGGTCGGGCTAGATGAAATGTATGATCTTGCGAACCGTTACTTTGGGTTTCAATCCCTGATGGGCTCGGTTTGGTCGGGCTAGGGCTATGATACGGCTGGGAGGCGAAACCCTTTCGTTTCAATCCCTGATGGGCTCGGTTTGGTCGGGCTAGTGAGGAGTCTCCCAAATGGTTGCACAGAAAATTCCGTTTCAATCCCTGATGGGCTCGGTTTGGTCGGGCTAGCAGCAATCCGATCTGGCTGATGAGAAAATTGCAAAGTTTCAATCCCTGATGGGCTCGGTTTGGTCGGGCTAGTACTGGGGTTCGCCGTCAATCACCTCGTACACTGTTTCAATCCCTGATGGGCTCGGTTTGGTCGGGCTAGGTCATCCAGGAGCGCCGACCGCTCCCGGATTTTGTTTCAATCCCTGATGGGCTCGGTTTGGTCGGGCTAGCCCTCGGTTATAAGTTGAATTCGCAGAATGGCTTTCACACCTTTTTCCGCGAACCAGTGAACTGAAATGTCAAAGAATTGTTGAGTTTGAGGTTGATGGATGAACATATACAACATAACTCCAATGAATTCAAGTACTTTCTAAATCCCGCGAACTTCCCTGGAAAAGTGAAACAGCTTGGGTTCGCGGCCCTCGACTCCACACCTACACGAATTCAGCTTCATCGCTCATTGGCTGAGGTCCTCCAATCCTTTCAATTCGCTTTGCGCAGCCTTCGCACAAAAAATAGTACCGGATCGAATCCCCTTCTGATTTGCTGATGAGTGCATCCAGCCGGTGTCGAAGTTTCGCGTAGGCTTGTTTCGAAAGGTCACATTCAAACACGCTGTACTGAACGTGTTGGCCGTAGCTCTTCAATGCCTCGAAAATCTTCGTCCGGCGTTTGTCGCTTGAAATGTCGTAGGAAATTACTACCCACATATAATACCAGTCAGTAGTCAGTAGTCAGTAGTCAGTAGTTCACTAAGTCTATTTGATTAAATTATTTGACTGTTTTCTAATGCGGGGATTCCATTCCACAATGGTATTATGAACAGGTTGAATTACTAAAAACCCTTCGCTTCTTCGCTTCCCTTCTACCTCAACTCGAATCCTTCAAACTTGAACCCGGAACCCCGAACCCTGAACCCTACCCTTCCTTCATTTGGCGATGAATGGCACATATTCATCCAATTCACCCAGAAGAACTTTGACGACGATCCGCGCCTGCAACTCCAGTGACCGGATGTAAGTCGTCGTCTGTTGCAGATGGGGATGTCTCAACTCCGTGCGTTTTCGTTCTTCGTAGCCACGCAGGAAAATTTTCCGGGTTTCAGTGTCCATCACCACCGCCCGGCTGATTTGGGTTTGAAAACCCTCAGGAGTCACCTGTTTCCGATTGATCAATGCCAGGACGGTCGCGTCTACGATCAATGGCCGAAACTCTTCCATCAAATCCAGCCCCAGCGACGGCTGATTGTAGCGGTCTCCATGTAAATATCCGGCATAGGGATCAAGCCCCACCAGACTGGCTGCTGCAATCGCATCCTTGGCCAACATGGAGTACCCAAAACTGAGCATGGCATTCACCGGGTCAGTCGGCGGATTGCGGGTTCGGGTTCGAAATGAAAAAGCCTGGGTCAGAAGCAGTTCTTCGAAGACCTGGAAATAGGCCGCCGCACCACTTCCCTCACACCCGCGAAGCGAATCCAAACTCTCCGCCATTTTTGCCTGGCGTGAGGCATGGCGGAGTTGTTCAATGGCTTCGGTAATCCGTTTCTCTCTTTGCTCAGACACATTCTCAGCCCGTCGCGCTCGAAGCAGCACGCTTCGCTGGTTGTATAACTTCCCTAACACAAACCCGCGCGCCAGTTTGAGACGCAGCAGCGGATCGTCCTGGGCCAGGTATTGCCGTTTCCGAAGCCGAACGTGCGGTGAATCAACCGGTTGTAATCGTCCGAAATAGCGTCCGTTGTAGTCAGTGAAACACAAATCTATCCGCCGCTCGGCCAGTATCCGCATGGCGGCTGGGGTGACCGAAGCGGCATCAAACACCACAACGGCATCCAGTTTGTGCAATGGCATTTCCGCCAGTTTTTCGTGGCCTTTGGTGATGGTCAACCGTTCGTCGGTCGCTCGCACCAATGCTCCTTCGGTTGTTACATAGAGTGTCGTCATAATTTTAAGGCTGAGGGTTCAGGGTTCAGGGTTCAGGGTTCAGGGTTCAGGGTTCAGGGTTCAGGGTTCCTAATCCCCCCGGATTTTGTGGGGTATGCTCAAAATCAAGCAAAAAGTCCGAAAAACAGCCTGTTTTGAGCTGTTTTATCTGTCACCCACAAAAATGTAGGGTAGCTAAGTCCTTTGTTTTCGATATAGGGCTTGCCAACCCACAAAATCCGGGGGGATTAGCAGGGTTCAGGGTCTGAAAGACGGGGTTCCAGGAAAAATAAAAAGGGGGAACGGAATGAACGGGACGGAATTTCGAAAACCCGGAACCTGGAACCCGGAACCTGGAACCCGGAACCTGGAACCCGGAACCTGGAACCCGGAACCTGGATGTTACTTCAGCAATTGTTCTCCAAGTTGGAGTTGCTTCAACTGGGGGGTCTCGACCGGAAGGCA
Above is a genomic segment from Acidobacteriota bacterium containing:
- the cas2 gene encoding CRISPR-associated endonuclease Cas2, which translates into the protein MWVVISYDISSDKRRTKIFEALKSYGQHVQYSVFECDLSKQAYAKLRHRLDALISKSEGDSIRYYFLCEGCAKRIERIGGPQPMSDEAEFV
- the cas1 gene encoding CRISPR-associated endonuclease Cas1, with amino-acid sequence MTTLYVTTEGALVRATDERLTITKGHEKLAEMPLHKLDAVVVFDAASVTPAAMRILAERRIDLCFTDYNGRYFGRLQPVDSPHVRLRKRQYLAQDDPLLRLKLARGFVLGKLYNQRSVLLRARRAENVSEQREKRITEAIEQLRHASRQAKMAESLDSLRGCEGSGAAAYFQVFEELLLTQAFSFRTRTRNPPTDPVNAMLSFGYSMLAKDAIAAASLVGLDPYAGYLHGDRYNQPSLGLDLMEEFRPLIVDATVLALINRKQVTPEGFQTQISRAVVMDTETRKIFLRGYEERKRTELRHPHLQQTTTYIRSLELQARIVVKVLLGELDEYVPFIAK